The sequence agctcttttgtcgactttgggcggttttcaaccgttgttgaatttggatgatcttctcggtagtttcttgtataatctccggacccgtaatttgtctatcccccatttcactccaacaaattggagacctgcactttctaccataaagtgcttcaaacggcgccatctcaatgcttaaatggtagctgttgttgtagaaaaattctgctaacggtagatgtcgatcccaactgtttccgaaatcaataacacatgctcgtagcatgtcttcaagcgtttgtatcgtcctttcactctgcccatcagtttgtggatgataggcagtactcatgtctagacgagttcctaatgcttgctgtaatgtctgccagaatcttaaaataaatctgccatccctatcagagataatagagattggtattccatgtctggagatgacttccttcaaatacagtcgtgctaacttctccatcttgtcatcttctcttattggcaggaagtgtgctgatttggtgagatgatcaactattacccaaatagtatcaaaaccacttgtagtccttggcaatttagtgatgaaatccatggtaatgttttcccatttccattcagggatttcgggttgttgaagtagacctgatggtttctgatgctcagctttgaccttagaacacgtcaaacattctcctacttatttagcaacatagactttcatacccggccaccaaaaatgtttcttgagatccttgtacatcttccccgttccaggatgtattgagtatctggttttatgagcttctctaagtaccatttctctcatatctccaaattttggtacctaaatcctttcagccctataccgagttccgtcttcccgaatattaagatgcttctccgatcctttgggtattttatcctttaaatttctctcttttaaaactccttgttgtgcctcctttatttgagtagtaatgttattatgaatcattatattcatagattttactcgaatgggttctctgtccttcctgctcaaggcgtcggctaccacatttgccttccccgggtggtaacgaatctcaaagtcgtaatcattcaataattcaatccacctacgctgcctcatattcaattgtttctgatcaaatatgtgttgaagacttttgtggtcggtatatatataatacttttgaccccatataagtagtgcctccaagtccttaatgcaaaaacaaccgcgcctaattccaaatcatgcctcgtataattttgttcgtgaatcttcaattgtctagacgcataagcaatcaccttcgttcgttgcattaatacacaaccgagatcttgctttgatgcatcacaataaatcacaaaatcatcattcccttccggcaatgacaatataggtgcgtagttagctttttcttcaataactgaaacgctttctcttgttcatcattccattcaaatttcttccctttatgcgttaatgcagtcaagggttttgctattctagaaaagtcttggatgaaccttctgtagtaaccagctagtcctaaaaactggcgtatgtgtttcggagttttcggggtttcccacttttcaacagtttctatctttgccggatccaccttaataccttctttgttcactatgtgaccgaggaattgaacttcttccaaccaaaatgcacactttgaaaacttagcgtacaattcttccttcctcaatacttctaacacctttctcaaatgttcaccgtgttcttggtcattctttgagtaaataagtatgtcatcaatgaaaacaatgacaaacttgtcaaggtatggtccacacactcggttcataaggtccatgaacacagctggtgcattagttaaaccaaacggcataaccataaactcgtaatgaccgtaacgtgttctgaaagcagtctttggaatatcatcttctttcacccgcatttgatgatacccggaacgtaagtcaatctttgaataaacagacgagccttgtagttgatcaaataagtcgtcgattctcggtagtgggtagcggttcttgatggtaagtttgttcaattctcggtagtcgatacacaacctgaatgtaccatctttcttcttgacaaacaaaacaggagctccccacggtgatgtgcttggtcgaatgaaaccacactctaaaagttcttgtaattggctttgcagttctttcatctcactgggtgcgagtctgtaaggagcacgagctattggtgcagctcctggtacaagatctatttgaaattcaacggatcgatgtgggggtaatcccggtaattctttcggaaatacatcgggaaattcttttgcaatgggaacatcattgatgctcttttcttcagtttgtactttttcgacgtgtgctagaacagcatagcaaccttttcttattagtttttgtgccttcaaattactaataagatgtagcttcgtgttgcccttttctccgtacaccattaagggttttcctttttctcgtataatgcgaattgcatttttgtaacaaacgatctctgctttcacttctttcaaccagtccataccgattatcacatcaaaactccctaactctacaggtatcaaatcaatcttaaatatttcgctaaccaatttaatttctcgattccgacatatattatctgctgaaattaatttaccatttgctaattcgagtaaaaatttactatccaaaggcatcaatggacaacttaatttagcacaaaaatctctactcatatagcttctatccgcacccgaatcaaataaaacgtaagcagatttattgtcaataagaaacgtacccgtaacaagctccgggtcttcctgtgcctctgccgcattaatattaaaaactcttccgcggccttgtccattcgtgttctcctggttcgggcaatttctaataatgtggcccggttttccacatttataacaaactacattggcataacttgctccgacactacttcctccgccattactcgttccgacaccatttgttcctttcgttctattaacccctggtccgtagacctcacacttcgccgcgctatgaccatttcttttacacttgttgcaaaatttggtgcagaaccccgagtgatacttttcacacctttggcatagctgcttctgattgttgtttttgttgcggttattattgttgttgggatgattgttgttgttgttgttgttgttgttgttgttgttgttgttgttgttgttgttgttgttgttgttgggccgtttgttgtagttgcgattgatgttgcgattgttgggataattgttgcgattattgttgtaattgctgttgttgttgtattggtgattcttatcaccgttttcctcccactttcttttgacttgcttcacattggcctcttcagcagtctgttctttaattctttcttcaatctggttcactagtttgtgagccattctacatgcctgttgtatggaggcgggctcgtgtgaacttatatcttcttggattctttccggtaatcctttcacaaacgcgtcgatcttctcttcctcatcttcgaatgctcccggacacaataggcacaattctgtgaatcgtctttcgtacgtggtaatatcaaatccttgggttcgtaaccctctaagttctgtcttgagcttattgacctcggttctgggacggtacttctcgttcatcaagtgcttgaatactgaccacggtagtgcgtacgcattgtcttgtcccacttgctctagataggtattccaccatgttaacgcagaacctgtgaaggtatacgtagcgtactttactttgtcctcttcagtacacttacttatggcaaacaccgattcgaccttctcggtccaccgtttcaatccgatcggtccttcggttccatcaaattccaaaggtttgcaggcagtgaattctttgtaggtgcatcctacacgatttcctgtactgctagatccaaggttattgttggtatgtagcgcagcctgtactgcggctatgtttgaagctagaaaagtacagaattcctcttcattcatattcacggtgtgtcgagtagtcggtgccatttccttcaaaatagtcaaatggaacaagttaatcatacagaatattaagagtagttaatagtattttgtagcataatatgaactcatttataaaagctttttcttcatattagcgttttataagtttaaattcgggtagtacctacccgttaagttcatacttagtagctaatatacaattcaactactacaattctatatgaaaaactgattataataatatttcgcgttcaaacttttatacaatattttacaaacttacaataccgcttattttacatatagcatgaaatatagcacacaataactttgatacaagatagttgtgaagataattctagctagtacacaagtcgttcagcaaaggcaataaagacacgtaattcatgcgtccagaaacaagtcatgcattctggttttactaggattacttcccatccttggtcttgtggaacataaccgttatggccgttgataagacagtgtgttgtaacgtcgtcaaagggacgagggttaagtaatgtccaacagtcccgtaacaatctaaaaacctcatttcttaccccaattaccgactccgtcacttgtgggaacgttttgtttaatagttgtagcccgatgttcttgttctcactttggtgagaagcgaacattactaatccgtaagcataacatgcttctttatgttgcatgttagccgctttttctaaatcacgaagtccaatattcggatatattgagtcaaaataatttcttaacccattgcgtaaaatagcatttgggttccccgcaatatatgcgtcaaagtaaacacatcgtaacttatggatttcccaatgtgatatcccccatctttcgaacgaaagccttttataaaccaaggcattcttggaacgttcttcgaatgtcttacaaactgatctcgccttaaatagttgtgccgaagaattctgaccgactctagacaagatttcatcaatcatgtctccgggtaggtctcttaaaatattgggttgtctatccattttgtgtttttatactgtaaaatagacaagagttagattcataaaaaaaaatacttattaatacaagcaatttttacatatatcataaagcataagcacactatattacatatattacaccacacgaataaaactatcttattccgactcgcttgtttcttcttctttttcggttttggttcgttttgccaagtttctagggatatatgatgttcccctaatacgagccgtcgttttccacattggtttagaaaaacctggtggtttagaggttcccgggtcattgttacaacttaaggacttcgggggttgacgatacatataaagttcatcggggttggaattagatttctctatttttatgccctttcccttattattttcttttgcctttttaaattcagttggggtaatttctataacatcatcggaattctcgtcggaatccgattcatcggagaattggtaatcctcccaatattttgcttccttggcggaaacaccattgaccataattaaccttggtcggttggttgaggattttcttttacttaaccgttttattatttcccccaccggttctatttcttcatcctgttccgattcttcttccggttccgattcttcttccggttccgactcttcttccggttcctcttcgggaacttgtgaatcagtccacgaatcatttcaatttacatttgactcttcattattattaggtgagtcaatgggacttgttctagaggtagacatctatcacataatatcaaacgcgttaagagattaatatatcacataatattcacatgttaaaaatatatagtttccaacaaaatttgttaagcaatcatttttcaagtaaacacggtcgaagtccagactcactaatgcatcctaacaaactagataagacacactaatgcaaaattctggttctctaagacaaacgctcggataccaactgaaatgtcccgttcttattgattaaaaacgttccatattaattgatttcgttgcgaggttttgacctctatatgagacgtttttcaaagactgcattcattttaaaacaaaccataacctttatttcatcaataaaggtttaaaaagctttacgtagattatcaaataatgataatctaaaatatcctgtttacacacgaccattacataatggtttacaatacaaatatgttacaacaaaataagtttcttgaatgcagtttttacacaatatcatacaagcatggactccaaatctcgtccttatttaagtatgcgacagcggaagctcttaataatcacctgagaataaacatgcttaaaacgtcaacaaaaatgttggtgagttataggtttaacctatatatatcaaatcgtaacaatagaccacaagatttcatatttcaatacacatcccatacatagagataaaaatcattcatatggtgaacacctggtaaccgacattaacaagatgcatatataagaatatccccatcattccgggacacccttcggatatgatataaatttcaaagtactaaagcatctggtactttggatggggtttgttaggcccaatagatctatctttatgattcgcgtcaattagggtgtctgttccctaattcttagattaccagacttaataaaaaggggcatattcgattttgataattcaaccatagaatgtagtttcacgtacttgtgtctattttgtaaatcatttataaaacctgcatgtattctcatcccaaaaatattagattttaaaagtgggactataactcactttcacatattttttacttcgtcgagaagtaagacttggccactgttgattcacgaacctataacaatatatacatatatattaaagtatgttcaaaatatatttacaacacttttaatatattttgatgttttaagtttattaagtcagctgtcctcgttagtaacctacaactagttgtccacagttagatgtacagaaataaatcgataaatattatcttgaatcaatccacgactcactgtatacgtatctcagtattgatcacaactcaaactatatatattttggaatcaacctcaaccctgtatagctaactccaacattcacatatagagtgtctatggttgttccgaaatatatatagatgtgtcgacatgataggttgaaacattgtatacgtgtctatggtatctcaagattacataatatacaatacaagttgattaagttatggttggaatggatttgttacccaattttcacgtagctaaaatgagaaaaattatccaatcttgttttacccataacttcttcattttaaatacgttttgagtgaatcaaattgctatggttttatattgaactctattttatgaatctaaacagaaaaagtataggtttatagttgaaaaaataagttacaagtcgtttttgtaaaggtagtcatttcagtcgaaagaacgacgtctagatgaccattttagaaaacatacttcgactttgagtttaaccataatttttggatatagtttcatgttcataataaaaatctttttctcagaataacaacttttaaatcaaagtttatcatagtttttaattaactaacccaaaacagcccgcggtgttactacgacggcgtaaatccggttttacggtgtttttcgtgtttccaggttttaaatcattaagttagcatataatatagatatagaacatgtgtttagttaattttaaaagtcaatttagaaggattaacttttgtttgcgaacaagtttagaattaactaaactatgttctagtgattacgagtttaaaccttcgaataagatagttttatatatatgaatcgaatgatgttatgaacatcattactacctcaagtttagtaggtaaacctactggaagtgacaagaaatgatctagcttcaaaggatcttggatggcttgaaagttcttgaagtaggatcatgacacaaaaacaagttcaagtaagatttttactcgaattaagatagtttatagttatagaaattgaatcaaagtttgaatatgaatattaccttgaataagaaagataacctactgtatataacaaaggtttcttgatcttagatgattacttggaatggattagaaagcttggaagtaaattagtaaacttgaagggatttttgaagtgttcttgaagtgttcttcctatgatgattatagcttgattcttgaagtgatttttgatgaagatgatgattaactactggaaaaatatgttcataatagtgtgtgtgtgtgtgttgagagataattagaaagagaattggaagtgaaatggagtgaatgatgagtggtaattggtgagtggtgagtggggttaaaaggagttctagttagttgactagctcatggtagaagttaaaattgattagtcatacatgacataatcaagagtggaatcccatgctagttcctattgatatatacccatagtaagtacgttttgaagctgtgtataatacgggtaagaatacgactagaattcttgatgaaagaaaagatgggaaagtaactgtaaccattttcgttaagtatgagtgttttgatatatgtcttgaagtcttccaaaagtattttaatacatctaaatacactacatgtatatacattttaactgagtcgttaagtcatcgttagtcgttacatgtaagtgttgttttgaaacctttaagttaacgatctcaattaatgttgttaacccattgtttattatatctaatgagatgttaaattattatattatcatgatattatgatatattaatatatcttaatatgatatatatacatttaaatgtcgttacaacgataatcgttacatatatgtctcgtttcgaaatccttaagttagtagtcttgtttatatgtatataactcattgttaatatacttatggagatacttacttatcataatctcatgttaaccatatgtatatccatatatatatcgtcatgtcgtttttacaagttttaacgttcgtgaatcgccggtcaacttgggtggtcaattgtctatatgaaacatatttcaattaatcaagtcttaacaagtttgattgcttaacatgttggaaacatttaatcatgtaaatatcaatctcaattaatatatataaacatggaaaagttcgggtcactacaaatgaagcacaccactcgggttcaattcctggatatgccaaattgttcaaaaagaaagtgtgactagagggtgcgcataatgcgtaaTTTACCCGGTTCCAGGTCTCGTACTCGGGGggtttgattacccgaggttttactttCTATGagagagccaatgtgctcgttcatatgagGGTTTCCTAGCTTACCTAAAAAAAATCACGCACGTATATATAATGCACTGGATTTTCTCGATATAGAATTGTCTTGCATGACTTTTAATGATTGCAAAACGACCTTGAAGAACACTGAAAGCTCGTTCGATATCCTTTCTTGCTGACTCTTGGTACCTTTTGAATTTTGATATTTTTGGTTCAACCGTACTTTTGAACGATTTCACAAGTGTCGCCCCATCAGGACAAATTCCGTCTGCTAAATAATACTCTTTTGTAAAATGTTTCCCATTCACCGTATAGTTACACGATGGAGCTCTATCTTCAAGTAACTCTTTAAATAAATCGGATTGCGTTAACACATTGATATCATTATTTGAACCAGCTGGTCCAAAGTAAGCGTGCCAAATCCACAAATCATATGAGGCGACCGCTTCTAACATTATTGTTGGGTGAACATGATCGCCGCGTGTGTATTGACCTTTCCAAGAGATTGGGCAATTTTTCcaagcccaatgcatacaatctagaCTACCGAGCATGCCCAGAAAACCATGCATTTGCTCATGTTTTGTAATTAAACGTTGAACATCATGAGTATTAGGTTTTCTTAAATATTCGATTGAAAATAAATGTATAACACTTTTGCAATAATTTTCTAAACAACGGTATGATGTAGTTTCACCAATATGCAAATACTCATCAAAAATATCGGGAGCAACACCGTATGCTAATTGTCGTATAACGGATGTGATTTTTTGATAAATAGTAAACCCGAGTAAACCGGTTGCATCCCTTCTTTGATGGAAATATTTAAAGTATGAAGGAATAGGTTCCTGAGAATAATTGAGTATATCTGCGGATATACGGTTAAACAATCGACTGCTCATTCGAAACCTTCTTCGAAATTTATCTTCGGGGAAGGTTGGTGTGTCGAAAAAGTAATCATTCCACAAGAGTGTAGCCCTTCCAGCCCGATCTCTATGAAAATATCTTCTTGGATTTTTCGGAATAGGTTCTTGattttcttcctcttcttcggcATCTAAAAAATCAAGAATTTCGAGTTGTTGTTCCGGATCGTACGCACTTGTTACTTGTGCGAGGTCTTCTAAATCGTAATCGATATTATTCATTTTGTAGATATTGTTGTAAATATAGGGTAATATAATGCGGAGTGTGTATTTGTTGTGGAGTGTTTATATATATAGGATTAGAAATAAAAAGAAAATCAAATAAACAATTAATATAGAAATAGCC comes from Rutidosis leptorrhynchoides isolate AG116_Rl617_1_P2 chromosome 4, CSIRO_AGI_Rlap_v1, whole genome shotgun sequence and encodes:
- the LOC139840672 gene encoding uncharacterized protein, giving the protein MNNIDYDLEDLAQVTSAYDPEQQLEILDFLDAEEEEENQEPIPKNPRRYFHRDRAGRATLLWNDYFFDTPTFPEDKFRRRFRMSSRLFNRISADILNYSQEPIPSYFKYFHQRRDATGLLGFTIYQKITSVIRQLAYGVAPDIFDEYLHIGETTSYRCLENYCKSVIHLFSIEYLRKPNTHDVQRLITKHEQMHGFLGMLGSLDCMHWAWKNCPISWKGQYTRGDHVHPTIMLEAVASYDLWIWHAYFGPAGSNNDINVLTQSDLFKELLEDRAPSCNYTVNGKHFTKEYYLADGICPDGATLVKSFKSTVEPKISKFKRYQESARKDIERAFSVLQGRFAIIKSHARQFYIEKIQCIIYTCVIFFR